A genomic segment from Moorena sp. SIOASIH encodes:
- a CDS encoding 2-isopropylmalate synthase, whose product MCQILDSTLREGEQTPGVYFTPEIKLLIAQYLDQIGIDIIEVGNPAVSPEICEAVTLVANAGLNAKIGAHSLCRIDHVQKALDCGIDFLGIFFSVAKHRLERDYQITIEKAIEQVVEVIRYAKAQKPNLLIRYTPEDTTRTSIEQVIEIASAAVQAGADIISIADTTGYATPFRSNRSYSYFVKTLKEKLAAQQLYPKIAVHCHNDRGLALANALDAYKAGADIIDVTVMGLGERTGIVDLATLLVNVMEMGESELRWDIKHLKELYHIVSKYSNTSIPPLLPIMGKNAFTHYAGVHVKAVAKDPMLYQSIDIASLTNTNNLALGMQSGRTSVELALKQIGQEKVINNQLSMSCILNQVKVLAKRGTSIDIDHEFPQIVNQCVLLENCE is encoded by the coding sequence ATGTGTCAGATACTTGATTCTACATTGAGAGAAGGAGAACAAACTCCTGGTGTGTATTTTACCCCTGAAATCAAGTTATTAATTGCTCAATATTTAGATCAAATTGGTATTGATATTATTGAAGTAGGAAATCCTGCTGTTAGCCCTGAGATTTGTGAAGCTGTTACCTTAGTTGCTAATGCCGGATTGAATGCTAAGATTGGTGCTCACTCTCTTTGTCGAATCGATCATGTTCAAAAAGCATTGGATTGTGGAATCGATTTTTTGGGTATCTTCTTTAGTGTTGCCAAGCACCGTTTAGAGCGTGACTATCAAATTACTATCGAAAAGGCAATTGAGCAAGTTGTAGAAGTTATTCGCTATGCCAAAGCACAAAAGCCAAACTTATTGATTCGCTATACACCAGAAGATACGACACGTACTTCAATTGAACAGGTTATTGAAATAGCAAGTGCCGCTGTACAAGCAGGGGCAGATATTATTAGCATTGCAGACACAACAGGATATGCTACTCCCTTTCGGAGCAATCGCAGTTACTCCTATTTTGTCAAAACTTTGAAGGAAAAACTAGCTGCACAACAGTTATATCCGAAAATTGCCGTTCATTGTCACAATGACAGAGGCTTAGCACTGGCTAATGCTTTGGATGCTTATAAAGCAGGAGCAGATATTATTGATGTCACTGTGATGGGATTGGGAGAACGTACTGGTATTGTTGATTTAGCGACATTGTTGGTCAATGTGATGGAGATGGGTGAATCAGAGTTGCGTTGGGATATTAAACATCTCAAAGAACTATACCATATAGTCAGCAAATATTCTAATACTTCCATTCCACCTCTTTTGCCCATCATGGGTAAAAATGCCTTCACTCACTATGCAGGAGTTCATGTTAAAGCTGTTGCTAAAGATCCGATGCTTTATCAAAGCATTGATATTGCTAGTTTGACAAACACCAATAACTTGGCTTTAGGAATGCAATCGGGTCGAACTTCAGTGGAATTAGCCCTTAAACAAATTGGTCAAGAGAAAGTTATCAATAATCAACTTTCGATGAGTTGCATCCTCAATCAGGTAAAAGTGCTGGCTAAACGAGGAACTTCTATTGATATTGATCATGAATTTCCCCAGATAGTTAATCAATGTGTTCTGCTGGAAAATTGCGAATAA
- a CDS encoding DMT family transporter, with amino-acid sequence MSNQSKALLVNTFNLSMKGSLASLLIALIALSFAAIFIKLSEQEISAISTVFNRLWIAAILLGGWNWSNQLVASSNNGFENDTSNLERFPKTREIVLLLLVGIIGTASVLCWAWSLTQTSVANSTLMRNLSPLFTCIMGWLFFQQRFEARFIGSMLLAILGASVIGIQDLQIGLQHLLGDGLGLLAALFYSLNLLILEYLRPKFSAVTLLFWRCTVGAIVLLPLIWLTKDTFFPHSWQGWTIIFALAIVCQCFGQCMLIHNLKYFSSSFIAIFLLLEPTLTAIFAWLIFAETLSPLNSLGFVIVLLGIFLARTSQKSDQKTLMEEKTA; translated from the coding sequence ATGTCTAACCAATCAAAAGCCTTACTAGTTAACACCTTCAACCTTTCCATGAAGGGATCATTAGCTTCACTGTTAATTGCTTTAATTGCACTCTCGTTCGCGGCAATTTTTATCAAACTCAGTGAACAAGAAATTAGTGCGATTAGCACAGTGTTTAACCGTTTGTGGATTGCAGCGATTTTGCTTGGAGGATGGAATTGGAGCAATCAGCTTGTTGCTTCATCAAATAATGGCTTTGAAAACGATACATCAAATCTCGAAAGGTTTCCTAAAACTAGAGAAATTGTGCTTTTATTGCTAGTAGGAATTATCGGTACTGCTTCAGTATTGTGTTGGGCTTGGTCATTAACTCAAACCAGTGTGGCGAACTCAACACTAATGCGTAATTTATCTCCCTTGTTTACTTGTATTATGGGTTGGCTGTTTTTTCAACAGCGCTTTGAGGCTCGGTTTATAGGTAGTATGTTGTTAGCCATACTTGGCGCATCAGTGATTGGCATTCAAGATCTGCAAATTGGACTACAACATTTGCTGGGGGATGGTTTGGGTTTGCTGGCGGCACTGTTTTATTCTCTCAATTTGTTAATCTTAGAATATTTACGCCCCAAGTTTTCAGCAGTAACATTGCTATTCTGGCGATGCACTGTTGGCGCAATAGTTTTATTACCACTTATTTGGCTGACAAAAGACACCTTTTTTCCCCACTCTTGGCAGGGATGGACGATTATCTTCGCTTTGGCAATTGTTTGTCAATGCTTTGGTCAATGTATGTTGATACATAATCTCAAGTACTTTTCTTCTAGCTTTATCGCTATTTTTTTGCTGCTTGAACCAACCCTTACAGCAATTTTTGCTTGGTTGATTTTTGCAGAAACTTTAAGCCCTTTAAACTCCTTGGGATTTGTAATTGTTTTGTTAGGAATATTTTTGGCAAGAACTAGCCAAAAATCTGATCAAAAAACGTTAATGGAGGAAAAAACAGCATAA